A region of the Cricetulus griseus strain 17A/GY chromosome 7, alternate assembly CriGri-PICRH-1.0, whole genome shotgun sequence genome:
CTATGCCTATGTCCTTTCTGTCTTGTTATCTCTTTGATAGGATGTATTTTAACGATGTCAATCAGCATTTCTGGATGTTTTCAGCAGAAAGTTGGGTTAGACAATTTGCGTACTTCCTCCaattgcttttattcttttaaattcccAAGATTTCATTATTCACTCATTTTAACACATTCTTATTGAATGAATATGTCCACAACACAGCTGCTGCTGTCTGCTGTAGTACTTACTGAGAAATAGTGGGGACATGGTAGTTGACTGAGTCAACTTGATTGGGCAACGCTACACATATATTTGATTACACATTTTTTACGACAGGGGCtggtgtctataatcccagtacttggcaggctgaggcaggattatcctgactctgaggtcagcctggcctatagagtgagACCTATCTCACAAAAATCAACTccacaaccaaaacaacaacaaaaggaatttTGTGGGAGGGCCTCAGACAGCAACTCTTTTCATCTCCAGCCTGCCACTAGAGCCTACTGATTTCAGATATgcaatttcttctctctctctctctttctccctccctccctccctccctccctccctccctcctcctctcttccttccttccttccttccttccttccttccttccttccttccttccttcctgttttttgagacagagtttctcagtgtaacagtcctggctctcctggaacttgttgaccaggctggcttcaaactcacagatctgcctgcctctggctcccaattgctgggattaaaggcttggggcACTACACCTGAATTTTAAATCCTTTTCTTTGTATCTATACACACATTCTGATGGTTTATTTCTTCTGAGCAAGATAGATTTTAACAGGTCTCGGAGGAACTGAAGTCTGGCTGGGACACTCGCTGTTCTGATAGTCACATTCAAAACCAAAAACTCCTTTTGGAGCCATCATACCTCAGGCTTTACAGATTTAAGCAGTTGAGTCCTGCACTGCAGATCATTGTCACTAACCTGGAACCTCTGGCAGGTTGAGGGGACAGCTGAACAGCAGCTGGTAGGTGAGCAGCAAGTGTGATTAGGGCAAGGGAGCATGCAAAGGATCTCTGCAACCACCATGGCCAGCAGAGTAAGGACCTGCAGCTAGAAGCAAGAAGGCAGTTCGGTTCATCATGACTAAGTAGCTGGTGTTGGTTCTGACCCTGAGTAGTTTATTTAGGCATATCGCAggcacagcacaatttggtgaaaaAAATTCCTAGTGATAATGAACTCATTCTCGCGTGTATAATAAAGTTTAAGACTTGTGTCTTTGTAAAGTACGTGTGACATCTTCCGTAAAGATGAGTTCTATAGATTGACAAGCTCATAAGGGTCCGGTGTGGTCTGAGCCACACAGATAGCgcaaaggtcaccaggctgtTAACCACTCCTGCTCCTCTGAAGGAACAAcgctgtgtgtttaacattcttgGTTCCCCTAGTGCTCATCTGAGAGCACGAGGACCTCCGTGTCTCCCATAGGAGGGCATGTCTGTCGGCCAGGGAAATGGCACGGTGAGCACAGTCTGAGAAGGGATTACATCACCCTCTGCACAACCCCGGGGCTCAGCTTCACCTCACTAACGGTTTCACGGACAGTTCTGCTGGGCTGGGTAGAGCCGGGAGGCGGGAGCGACCTCCCTCTGTCTTCACAGCTGTCTGGGAAGTGTTTTGAAGCAGTTTGAATTGAGAAGAAGTTAGTATGCCAGAGCGTCTAGGCCGGGGAGGCACCCACGTCCCCAGCTCCTGCCCCGGGAGCAGCAGCAGGGAACCGGCGGGTGTGGCCCTGAGGCTCATCCGATCCTAACCGGTCGGGCCCCGCCCCTCCAGAGGTTTCCCCGCCCCTTCCTTCTCATCACCCAATCCCGTCACGGGCCTGTGTCTGCCCCGCCCCGCctctctgcttgcttctgcttcgCTGCTGAAGCAGGTTTGCTGCCGCGCAACTGCCATGGAGACGCTGCTGAAGCGTGAGCTGGGCTGCAGCTCGGTCAAAGCTACGGGCCACTCGGGAGGCGGGTGCATTAGCCAGGGCCAGAGTTACGACACGGACAAAGGACGAGTGTTTGTGAAAGTGAACTCCAAGGCAGAGGTAGGGCCACCGGCGCTGGGTCGGGGTCCGGCTCCTTGGCCCGCAGCGAAAGTGGGGCCTAGAGtgtcctgggtgtgtgtgtcGGAGATCCCGAGCTCCAGCTCCGGGTCTAGGGTCGTGGTGGGTAGCGCCGGAGACCCAGCCTGCAGCCATAGGCTCTGTCTGCCCGCCGTCCACGCGTGGCCTCCTACCCCGGCTCCCTGCCTCGGGCCTCCCGGCCTTTGCCCGCCGGCTCTGGCCGCATTGGCCACGCGGGTGCTGCCCGTGGTATCCTGAGACTGCAGCGCCTACTTCTTTGAGGAAAGCCTTTCTGTTGGGCGAGTTTTGAGAAACGTCAGGGTACACGCATTTTTAATCTGGAGCTTATTTCAACTCGCAGACACTGAAGCTCACAGATCAAAGATCTTGAAGTATCAAACATAATGCACGCACCCCTCCACGTTCTGCATGTGCGTGAACTTTTTCTGAAGCGTAGGGCGAGCTCCACGGCTTCAGTTGTGTTCCTGGTTGCTGCTGTCCCTCTGTCATTTTAAGCTGTTCACTCCAGGTCTTGGTTGGAAGGGAGGTGATGGCTTCTGAAGGACCTGCATGTCTTTTTTGAATAAGactgaaggtgtttattttcTTGCCAAGCCCTACACATCACACACCCTCAAAGGGcttttgagtgctggggttacaggctttaGCCGCAAGCCTGGCTtgcatttgtgttcatttttctttcaagaaaggAATCCTGCCTTTCACATGTGTGTTagcctttgaaattattttctcaagACATGCCTCCAACCCCTATCTACAGACATCAGTTGAACTCTGTCAACTGTCCTTGAAGTCACTCTTGCACAATAACTTATCCTCAGCACCGGTACTTAGTGTGATAGTGATGTCATATtctacaggctggcctcaaacttagagatgtgctttgcagaggacctgagttcaattcctagctgTGAACTTGCATTCTCTGTCtttcagaaagtgtgtgtgtgtgtgtgtgtgtgtgtgtgtgtgtgtgtgtgtgtgtgtgttttgtttcatagGCACAGTTCACTCtgtaagtagcccaggctagtctggaacttactatggaagtcctcagcctctcaagtggtAGCTAGCCAGCATATACTGCtgagttctttttttaagacatacTAATTTATTCAGTTTTAAAGATGTTatcagtgtgtgtatatgttgtgtgggATGTAAGTGTggtgcccatggaaaccagaggcatcagatcttcctaaagctggaattgcaggtggctATGACCTACCTGATGTGggagctaggaattgaactcaggacctctgcaagagcagtatgcacttcTAACCaacaagctatctctccagccccctccctccTGGGTTATTTCCACTTCAAAGTCAATTTTCAATTTTCCAATCTTCTTCCTTTGataattggtttttgtttttgtttgcttgattgccCTCCCccgccatgagacagggtttctctgttttaacagtcctgactgttggtggtggtggtggtagtggtggtggtggtggtggtggtggtggtggtggtggtggtggtgcatgcctttaaccccaacacttggggtgcagaggcaggtggatctgtacAAGTTCGAGGGAAGCCTGGTCTAtggtgtgagttccaggacaggttccaaagctacacagagaagccctgtctcgaaagacaaaaaaacaaaacaaaacaaaacagtcttggctctccttgaactcactctgtagaccaggctggccttgaactcactgagatctgcctgcctcagcctcctgagtgctgggatgaaaggcaaggCCTTCTTGCTTGCTCTGGAATATATGGTATGAATGATGCAGGTACATGGGCCATCAGATAAACATCAGATAAACATTGTAAATATAACTTGTATTGGAAATCCAACTCGTCCATGCTTCACTTTCTATGATTTAAGATTTTTACAACTCCCTTCCTgctcttgtgttttctttcttttgcctttctaGGATCCACCTGGCCTATGATTGTTCGTATGTGACGATTGTGAACTTACATGACTGGTTTATCTCATTTTTAGATTGtttcccagttttgttttgttttcacaatgGTCCAAATGAGGCTTAATTTTCCTATAGGTCTATTCACGAGTAGCTAGCTACTTTTGTAGCTTGGAGTCTTCAGACCACATAAGCAGTCAATTACGTCTGTAAAGGAGCCCTGCCTCTTAATGGCTTCAAAGCCCCTTTTAAATCctctcctgaattttttttttcaatgctgtATCTTAAAGTAGTCTCTATCACCAGGACTTTTTCAAGAGTTTAGTTTCTCCTTCATATTCTAAAGAGACTTCTCTGAAGGTTCTGTCTAGGACATAGTTCCTATCTTCCTTCTCAGAAACTTGGGCCCTGTTAGTGAGTAATCCTAACATTTGTAGTGCTCAGAATGGGCTGTGTGTTAGCTGCTAATACAGTTAATCATAACCCAAGCCTAAGAAGTTTagtattctttcattttataggtgaggaaactgaagcaaagacaGCTTAAATAACTGGCCCAAGATCATAGAGTAAGTAGAATTTCCATGACAGAACTGTTCAGTAGGATGGTATGTTCACACTATGAAATAGTGAGCATGATGAAGGTATAACAAATACATCAGAGCCCATATGACTCTGTAAAGTGATcaagcagcactcaggaggatgaggcaggaggattgtgagtttgaggccagcatagactaacatagcaaaaccctgtcaaataaaaacaacaacagcaaacccaCCAACACAAAAGGAATGGCCAAACTGGCAGAATAGCTCTTTGATGGTAGAAGCCAGGGTAGAGACAGCTGTCCTCAGGGTGGGCAATGGCTGTGGGTGAGAAAAAGTGGAATTTCTGTTGGTATTTGGATTCTTAATCTTGTGATGGTGATGCTTCAAAATTGATTGATTGGCTTGAACGTGGGAGGCAAAAACAGGCggttctctatgagttcaaggccagcttggtctacaagccagttccaagacagccaaggctacacagatactctgtctcaaaaaccaaaaaaaaaaaaaaaacaaacaaacaaacaaaaaaaaccaaacagctaAATAAAATGCAGTCgcagttgggtggtggtggtacagcactcaggaggcagaggcaggtgaatctctgagtttcaggccagcctggtctacagggtgagttccaggacagccagggctatgcagagaaactctgtctcaaaaacaaacaaacaaaatgcagtcTCAACCTGGGAAGTACAAGCTTGCTTATACCTGTGAGACTTTGGCACTTATAGCCTATTCTTCCAATGAGTACCCTGAAAGCACTGTCCGTTTCTTGAGTCCTCTTGTCTAGGATAAATGTGATTTGCAATTGTAATGCCAGAAGAAAGCAGTCTAAATAGTCTTTCTCTGGTGACCTTGGTCATCTCCATTGTTTTACTGACAGGCAAGAAGAATGTTTGAAGGTGAGATGGCAAGTTTAATGGCCATTATGAAGACAGACACAGTGAAAGTACCCAAGCCCATCAAGGTTCTGGATGCCCCAGGAGGTGGGAGCGTGCTAGTGATGGAGCATTTGGACATGCGGTATCTGAGCAGGTCTGTCCTGACACCGTCCTTTCTGGTTGAAAGCAAAGGCTTTATTTTTCTCCTGTGTGGTTCTCTTATATTGGAATCTTGTATTTGGGGGCATGATTTGGAGGTGTGGTGTAAAGAGCCCGTGACTACACAGACGACGGCTCTATAGCATGAGTGGCATGTCCTCTCTGCCAACTAAAAGAGGGCTCTCTCCAGAGACTCAGTTGCCAAGTCTAAGAAGACTAGGAAAGGTGGTCAAACAATGGGAACcctgtgttttgattttgtttatgtttgaaacagggtctcattcgGCTGTGTCTTGGTCCTCCGACCTCTTCTTGCTATTGTGCCACCTCACCTAGTTTTCTTCTTATTTCAGTAGAATGAACataaaaaaaggtttatttattttattttatgtgtatgggtattttgcctgtgtgcacAGCACAGGTacgtgcaccacatgcatgcctggtgtggTAGAACCCTGGAACCATATCCATTTGGACagcagtgagctgccatgtgggtcctcgAGAGGAACAACCGTGCTCTtgactactgagtcatctctccagcctccagtagAATGGACTTTCTGCTCGGTGCAGGACCTGCTTTATGTGCCTTGAGATCTTTCAGAGGGATCTGCTGTTTGTGTGTCATCTGTTTAGTTCCTGCATTTTGGTTTTAGTCATGCCGCCAAGCTTGGGTCCCAGCTTGCAGATCTACACCTCGAGAACAAGAAGCTTGGAGAAGGGCTACTCAAGGAGGCTGGCACCGTGGGTAAGGGACTGTGTGAGCCCTCAGGGACCCTGTCTGGAGAAGGGCCTTCAGCCAGCATGGGCTCAGGGATGGGGTAATGCTGTATGCCAAAGCATGAATGGTCACCCTAAGGCTGCACATTTGCAGTGTGGTGAACACCATGGATACGATTGGCATAATGTGTCTTAGAAATACTGAAAAACAGGAAATATCACTGGACTTGAAGCCATGTGATATTATGGTTGCTTTATGCCCGAGTCTCCAGAAGGGAGTCTAATCTAAGTTGTTTTGGCTTTCAATATAAAGTGATTCCTTTAAACACTTTTGTCTTCTCTTCCATGTACACATCATTCTTGAGGCTCAGAATGGCAGCCCTAACACCGCCCATCTAGAACAAAGTCTGATGTTAGCGCTGAGAGAACTTTCCAGTATTTTTAGGCTGACAGTTGATAATTCATGTGTCCCTCATGTGCTGACTCTGTTAGGCAGAATAGCTGACAGTCAGAAAGCAGATAATCCAGAATCTACCGTGTAAAGTTCCATTGGTGGGTCCTGGCAGTCGGCCCATCCTGTGAAGATATGCTGGTAGTGCCACCAGCCTGCCTCCTTGTCCTGTGAGGATCTACTAATAGGCCTTGTAACTGGCTTTCCTTTGCTTCCAGGCTGCATGAATTCATTTAACTGAGACTTTCTTGAGTTTGGGAAGACACATGAGGTTGAGGCCATTTCAAAGTATAAtaggtttttgttcatttgctttttgttttgtgagacatggtttctttgtgtagctttggctgtcctggaactggttctgtagaGCAGGCCAGCTTCgtactaacagagatctgcctgcctcagactccctagtgctaggattcaaggtgTGCCCACTACCCAGCAAGAAAAATAGTTTTATCTGTCAAAAATGCAACTATATTGACCACTGAAAAACCTCTTTTCCTGATGGATGGTTTGGTAGATTATTTCTCCTCTTTAAACAAATtcgcattttatttatttattttttgacagagTTATGTATTCCTCCATCCCATGCATCCTCTGATACTTGGTTCTGCTTCTGGAGTAGCTAGTGTCCTTGGTTATTAGGTCTGCTAAAGCAGATGCTGTTCTGAGTAATTCAAGGTCTTGCTTATCTCTGGGTATAGGCATGAGGTGGTAATGGCATACTGACTGAAAAGCAACCACTCTGAGCTCCCAGTGTGGGCTGAGGGTCTCTTGGGACAAACTAGtcacctttttttgttgttgttgtttctttttgtatgAAAGGGAAAGGAAGTGGACAGGCAGAGCGGCTCTTTGTGGACCAGTTTGGATTTGATGTGGTGACATGTTGTGGATACCTTCCCCAGGTGGGTGCCTCAGAACTTACTTCTATTTCACAGTCAAACACAATGGGGAAATTACCCTGTTCCTTTTCTGTGAGATTTTGTAAGTCTTTGGACCCTTTCCCtaataattttttttgggggggtttcaagacagggtttctgtgtatagtttgggagcctgtcctggaactcactctgtagaccaggctggcctcgaactcacagagatctatctgcctctgcctcctgagtgctgggattaaaggtgtgcaccaccactgcccggcttcccTGATGATTTTTAAGAAGTTGACATGAAGTAAACTCACATGTTAGATTAAGAGAGAAAACGAGACAGAAGGAACAGCAAGTTAGGATGTTGGATTTCAAGGAGGggttaaaaattagaaaatttgtgacttttattttgcttattttttataatttatttatttttttgttttgagtcagggtcttactatatacccctggatggcctggaactcactgtgtagactagatgtggtctcgaactcatagacatctgtctgtttctgcctcttaattcttgggattaaaggtgtatgctgctATGCCtaacttatttttaaaggtaggtgtgtgtgtgtgtgtgtgtgtgtgtgtgtgtgtgtgtgtgtgtgtgtgtgtgtgtacctgctaAGGCAGAAGAAGGAGTTAGATCTTTTAGAACTGTAgtcataggtggttgtgagtagCCTGACATGGGTGCTTCTAACTGGAACTTTTCTGTATCCCGCCTGTGATCACTCAGAGGCATAATATtatttacaaactgtttggcctattagctcagacttattattaactagctcttacaacttaaattaacccatttttattagtcTATATTTGATCACAAGGCTCGTGGCTGGTTACCTTacatcttgcttctctggaggctcccggactccacccttcttcaccctgtatctctgcttggatttcccacccgGCTCTATTCTGCTTGGCTATTGACCatatcagcttctttattaaccaatgataataagatatattcacagcatacagagagaCATCCCACATCAGGTGCTGGAacctgaactctggttctctacaagagcagcaagtactcttaactgctaagccatatcAGCAGTTAGGTATTATAAGTAATGAGGAGGTGATTTAAGTATATGGCAGGAAGTGTGTGGGTTCTGTGCAAagtacattgttttatttaagaaCCCGGACATCTGAGGACTTTACTATGAGTAGAGGTCTTGGGTCCACTCCCCTGTGGATCCAAGTGTCAAACTATCAAAAACTCTACATGTGAATAGCTGTTTTTTAGTTCCTGCCTGCCTTGACCTTCCTGAAATGATGGAATATAATCTGGAATTGTAAgataaaaaaagcaagcaaacaagaaataCCCCTAGGTTGATTTTACCAGGGTATTTTACCACAGTAACACAAAGGAAACTAGGAAAGCTCTTTGCCAAGAGGAGTATATGCAGAATCTAGAAACTTCTAGATGTTTTATGGTGGGCACAGAGACCATAGATTGAGAAATGTGTACGAGGTCATATGTAAGCCTGTCTTGTATGGGGTTTTCAGGGTCTACATGTCTAGGGTGTGTGTCTTCTGGCATTGGTCCTTCCtctctggcctgaaactcatgatgCACGTGTGTTCATGTGcagatatgtgcatatatgtgcataaccCTAtatgtgtgattatgtgtgtggtgttttgtccTTCTGTGTCATGTCCTTCTCTGAGCTGATTGACTCTCTCTTACCTAACTTAACTTCCCTCCTGGGTGGTAAGCACCTGTGCCGGGACATTCTTCTTCGGAAGTTCTTCTGAAAGAGGCTCCATATGACTTTTCTCATCTCTCTTAGGACAAGGTAAAATGTGGCCAGGTAGGTGTTGGAAGACGGTCAGAAACAAGCCATGAGATCCAGAGGGTCATCTAGCTCTGGCCTTTGTTCCATAGTTGTTATAATTAAATTGTTTTAGTTGATCTTTAGGCTTTGAAGGCTGCAACTGGTCACCTGACATACCCCGCTTACCATTCCCCCACAGACACTGGACCTCCAGTCTCAGCCTATGTCTAGGCTTCATGTGCCAGGtcttccctcagcctcctgtggCTGCTGTTCCTCTTCATGCTTCCTGTAGCCCATTCTACTTTGGGATTTCAGAACTTCAGTCCTGAAGTTTTCTGTAaaggctggttttgtgtgtcaacttgacacaagctagagtcatcagaggaaggagcctcagctgagaaaggcctccatgagatccagctgtaaggcattttctcatttgtgatCAATGGGGGacggcccagcccatggtgggtaaTGCCATCCCTAGACtggtcctggattctgtaagaGGTGGGTCCAGCAAgccaagggaagcaagccagtgagcagcacccctccatggcctctgcatcagctcctctctgggatcctgccctgtttgagttcctgtcctgacttccttcagtaatgaacagcaatgctgaggtgtaagcaaaacaaaccctttcctccccaatttgcatttaggtcatggtgttttgctgaagcaatagaaacactgactaagacagtctGCTATCTCCTTTAATGTCTCCTGTGCAGGTAAATGACTGGCAGAATGATTGGGTCACATTCTATGCCAGGCAGCGCATTCAGCCCCAGATGGATATGGTAGAGAAGAGGTCTGGAGACCGGGAAGCTCTTGAGCTGTGGTCTGCTCTGCAGGTGAGCAGGACCTCTGCTATATGCCCAGTGCCAACAGTATGAGCCCGGATAAAGGGGAGGCACCAAGGCAGGGGTAGCATCAAGTCTGCTTCTTACAACAGTGTCCCGTCTACTCCCTCTAAGTTAGGCACCCCTGAGTAACTGCTCAGATAGATACATGAAACGGCACTTAGGAAAACATCTGCACCTCCATATTCATTGACCACTTTAAGGCTCCATCTTCTTCCTTGCAGTTGAAGATTCCTGACCTATTCCATGATCTGGAAATTGTGCCCTCTTTACTTCACGGAGACCTCTGGGGAGGGAACGTAGCAGAAGATTCCTCTGGGCCCATCATTTTTGATC
Encoded here:
- the Fn3krp gene encoding ketosamine-3-kinase; protein product: METLLKRELGCSSVKATGHSGGGCISQGQSYDTDKGRVFVKVNSKAEARRMFEGEMASLMAIMKTDTVKVPKPIKVLDAPGGGSVLVMEHLDMRYLSSHAAKLGSQLADLHLENKKLGEGLLKEAGTVGKGSGQAERLFVDQFGFDVVTCCGYLPQVNDWQNDWVTFYARQRIQPQMDMVEKRSGDREALELWSALQLKIPDLFHDLEIVPSLLHGDLWGGNVAEDSSGPIIFDPASFYGHSEYELAIAGMFGGFSSSFYSAYHSKIPKTPGFEKRLQLYQLFHYLNHWNHFGSGYRGSSLNIMRNLSK